A stretch of Lysinibacillus agricola DNA encodes these proteins:
- a CDS encoding 3-hydroxybutyryl-CoA dehydrogenase gives MGIQKVMVIGAGQMGSGIAQVCAQAGFDVKLNDMKQEFFERGLGVITKNLTRDVEKGRKTEDEKAAILGRISMSLDLQDASDVDIIIEAAVENMEVKQSIFKQIDQIAPAHAILATNTSSLPITEIAAVTNRPEQVIGMHFMNPVPVMKLVEIIRGLATSDEVYKSVEDMTVKLSKTPVEVNDFPGFISNRILLPMINEAIYALYEGVASKEAIDDVMKLGMNHPMGPLTLADFIGLDTCLSIMEILHEGLGDSKYRPCPLLRKYVAAGWLGKKSGRGFYVYE, from the coding sequence ATGGGAATTCAAAAAGTGATGGTTATTGGTGCTGGACAAATGGGCTCCGGCATTGCACAAGTTTGTGCACAAGCTGGTTTTGATGTCAAACTGAACGACATGAAGCAAGAATTTTTCGAACGCGGTTTAGGAGTCATTACGAAAAACCTGACACGTGATGTCGAAAAGGGTCGTAAAACTGAAGATGAGAAGGCGGCTATTTTAGGTCGTATTAGTATGTCACTAGATTTACAGGATGCTAGTGACGTAGATATTATCATCGAGGCAGCTGTGGAAAATATGGAAGTGAAGCAATCCATCTTTAAGCAAATTGATCAGATTGCACCGGCACATGCCATTTTAGCTACGAATACATCATCTTTACCAATTACGGAAATTGCAGCTGTAACAAATCGTCCAGAGCAAGTGATTGGTATGCACTTTATGAATCCTGTACCTGTTATGAAGCTTGTAGAAATTATTAGAGGGTTAGCAACAAGTGATGAAGTCTACAAATCGGTTGAAGACATGACAGTAAAATTATCGAAAACTCCAGTGGAAGTAAATGACTTCCCAGGCTTTATTTCGAATCGTATTTTATTACCAATGATTAATGAAGCGATCTACGCATTGTATGAGGGTGTAGCATCGAAAGAAGCTATTGATGATGTGATGAAGCTCGGAATGAATCATCCGATGGGTCCGTTGACATTAGCAGACTTTATTGGTCTTGATACATGTCTATCCATCATGGAGATCTTACACGAGGGCTTAGGTGATAGTAAATATAGACCTTGTCCATTGCTTCGTAAATATGTGGCGGCGGGCTGGCTAGGTAAAAAATCTGGAAGAGGCTTTTACGTTTATGAATAA
- a CDS encoding FecCD family ABC transporter permease has translation MLIAYVTAITLLIISIWCGVAIGSVHVPLEVLWNKAADETAANILWKIRLPRVLLAGLVGASLAIAGAAFQGLLKNPLADPYTLGVSSGASVGAVMTIFFSVSIPVVGHYTLPTFSMIGAILTMVAVMGFARIIDRSLKMETLILTGVIFSSFLGSLISLMIALSGEELRQVIGWLLGSVSMRGWPYVQMIIPFVIIGSIMLWTQRRELNVLLYGEERAKHLGVNVKRSKYLILVGGSMLTGAAVAVSGTIGFVGLVVPHMTRMLWGSDHRHLLPLSFLNGATLLIICDLIARTIIMPRELPIGVITAFIGAPVFSYIFYKQRRSKGVRA, from the coding sequence ATATTAATAGCCTATGTAACAGCAATTACGCTTCTGATCATTAGCATCTGGTGTGGCGTAGCGATAGGCTCGGTTCATGTTCCACTAGAAGTATTGTGGAATAAGGCGGCTGATGAAACAGCTGCCAATATTTTATGGAAAATTCGTTTACCTCGAGTCCTGCTGGCAGGGCTTGTCGGGGCGTCTCTTGCCATTGCAGGGGCAGCTTTTCAAGGTTTATTAAAAAATCCATTGGCAGATCCTTATACGTTAGGGGTTTCCTCGGGTGCATCTGTTGGCGCAGTGATGACGATTTTCTTTAGTGTATCAATACCGGTAGTTGGCCATTATACATTGCCAACCTTCAGTATGATAGGTGCAATATTAACGATGGTAGCTGTCATGGGCTTTGCTAGAATAATAGATCGCTCACTGAAAATGGAAACCCTTATTTTAACAGGAGTCATATTTAGTTCGTTTTTAGGCTCCTTAATTTCTTTAATGATTGCATTATCCGGTGAGGAGCTACGGCAAGTTATTGGCTGGCTGCTCGGATCAGTATCGATGCGTGGTTGGCCATACGTTCAAATGATTATTCCGTTTGTAATAATTGGTTCGATCATGCTCTGGACACAAAGACGTGAGTTAAATGTTCTGTTATATGGAGAAGAACGTGCGAAGCATTTAGGTGTCAATGTTAAGCGCAGTAAATATTTAATTTTAGTAGGTGGATCAATGTTGACTGGAGCGGCGGTAGCTGTTTCTGGCACGATTGGCTTTGTTGGCTTAGTTGTACCCCATATGACGCGGATGCTTTGGGGTTCTGATCATCGTCATTTATTGCCATTATCATTTTTAAATGGGGCAACTTTGCTCATTATTTGCGATTTAATAGCACGAACAATTATTATGCCTAGAGAGCTACCGATTGGCGTAATTACTGCCTTTATTGGGGCGCCCGTCTTTTCCTATATTTTTTATAAGCAACGTAGAAGTAAGGGGGTACGGGCATGA
- a CDS encoding heterodisulfide reductase-related iron-sulfur binding cluster codes for MSPLVIANIVLTVVVVLYAVGLFFYLLKTRYKFVQLGKKVEFDESVKERIGYLMVNVLGQNKLLKDPKSGLIHVMFFYGFLMVQLGAIDLIWKGLVPGSHLPLGIFYSVFTFFQELVVLMILVAVVWAFYRRYVEKLVRLKRGWKNGLVLIFIGGLMVSTLLANGMGLIWHGEELSYTEPVASGIAAIFSFLPASAAAVVFYVMWWAHLLILLTFLVYVPQSKHFHLIVSPINVYMNRLDRTGTLTPIDFEALENAEDEEDIPAIGVGRIEDFTQKQMLDLYSCVECGRCTNMCPASGTGKMLSPMDLIVKLRDHLTFTGAVVTKQKPWVPYQFFANTKGNQLALAAGAEGAVIEDIYSPSLIGDVITEEEIWACTTCRNCEDQCPVMNEHVDKIIDLRRYLTMTEGKVNPDAQRAMTNIERQGNPWGLNRKEKENWRDLDPTIHIPTVKELKKSGEEMEYLLWVGSMGAFDNRSQKIALAFCRLLNEAGVKFAILGNKEKNSGDTPRRLGNEFLFQELATANIDEFEKNDVKKIVTIDPHAYNIFKNEYQDFGWKGEVYHHTELLNQLIDENRLALNYEVHETIVFHDSCYLGRYNDVYDAPREILRGIPGIKLVEMERNREEAMCCGAGGGLMWMEEHVGNRINVARTEQALATNASVISSGCPYCLTMLEDGTKAKEVEDSIGTFDVAELLERSVFGEKVKAVENSVEEEAADVMVEEVVASVENVEQEKNAETNAEK; via the coding sequence ATGAGTCCATTAGTAATTGCAAACATTGTTCTAACAGTCGTGGTTGTGCTTTATGCAGTAGGATTGTTCTTCTATCTGTTAAAAACACGCTATAAGTTTGTGCAATTGGGGAAAAAGGTTGAGTTTGATGAAAGTGTTAAAGAACGTATAGGTTATCTTATGGTCAATGTACTTGGCCAAAACAAGCTATTAAAAGATCCAAAGAGTGGTTTAATTCACGTCATGTTCTTCTATGGATTTTTGATGGTGCAGCTAGGGGCCATTGATTTAATTTGGAAGGGGTTAGTACCTGGATCACATTTGCCACTTGGCATTTTCTACAGTGTGTTTACATTCTTCCAAGAGCTTGTAGTATTAATGATTTTAGTGGCGGTTGTGTGGGCATTTTACCGTCGTTATGTAGAAAAGCTAGTACGTCTAAAACGAGGCTGGAAAAATGGTCTTGTCTTAATTTTCATTGGTGGGTTAATGGTTTCAACATTACTTGCAAATGGTATGGGATTAATTTGGCATGGTGAAGAACTAAGTTATACAGAGCCAGTTGCATCTGGCATTGCAGCTATTTTTAGCTTCCTACCAGCATCAGCAGCTGCTGTTGTTTTCTATGTGATGTGGTGGGCGCACTTACTAATTCTATTGACATTCTTAGTGTATGTACCACAATCGAAGCATTTCCACTTGATTGTAAGTCCGATTAATGTGTACATGAACCGTTTAGATCGTACAGGTACACTAACACCAATCGATTTTGAAGCATTAGAAAATGCTGAAGATGAAGAGGATATTCCAGCAATTGGTGTCGGACGTATTGAAGACTTCACACAAAAACAAATGCTAGATTTATATTCTTGTGTAGAGTGCGGACGCTGTACAAATATGTGTCCAGCATCAGGAACAGGGAAAATGCTATCACCGATGGATTTAATCGTGAAGCTTCGTGATCATTTAACATTTACAGGTGCTGTTGTGACAAAGCAAAAACCTTGGGTACCTTATCAATTCTTTGCTAATACAAAGGGGAATCAGCTCGCGTTGGCAGCTGGTGCTGAGGGTGCAGTCATTGAAGATATCTATAGCCCTTCTTTAATCGGTGATGTCATTACAGAAGAAGAGATTTGGGCATGTACGACTTGCCGTAACTGTGAGGATCAATGTCCTGTTATGAATGAGCATGTCGATAAAATTATTGACTTGCGCCGTTATTTAACAATGACTGAAGGAAAAGTAAACCCTGATGCACAACGCGCGATGACAAATATCGAGCGTCAAGGCAATCCTTGGGGCTTAAACCGTAAAGAAAAAGAAAATTGGCGTGACCTAGATCCAACCATTCATATTCCAACAGTGAAAGAGCTGAAAAAATCTGGCGAGGAAATGGAATATTTATTATGGGTTGGCTCAATGGGTGCATTTGATAACCGCTCGCAAAAAATTGCATTAGCTTTCTGTCGTTTATTAAACGAGGCAGGCGTGAAGTTTGCGATTTTAGGAAATAAAGAGAAAAACTCAGGGGATACTCCTCGTCGTTTAGGAAATGAGTTTTTATTCCAAGAGCTCGCAACAGCAAATATTGATGAGTTTGAGAAAAACGATGTGAAGAAAATCGTTACGATTGATCCGCATGCCTACAATATCTTTAAAAATGAGTACCAAGACTTTGGCTGGAAGGGCGAGGTCTACCACCATACTGAACTATTGAATCAATTGATTGATGAAAATCGTCTAGCGTTAAATTACGAAGTTCATGAAACGATTGTTTTCCACGATTCTTGTTATTTAGGTCGTTATAACGATGTTTATGATGCACCACGTGAGATTTTACGAGGTATTCCAGGTATTAAGCTTGTGGAAATGGAGCGTAATCGTGAGGAAGCAATGTGCTGTGGCGCAGGTGGCGGCTTAATGTGGATGGAAGAGCATGTCGGCAACCGAATTAACGTAGCAAGAACAGAGCAAGCTTTAGCAACGAATGCTTCAGTTATTTCTTCTGGATGTCCTTACTGCTTAACAATGCTTGAGGATGGCACAAAGGCAAAAGAGGTTGAGGATTCAATCGGTACATTCGATGTTGCAGAACTATTAGAGCGTTCTGTGTTTGGTGAAAAAGTAAAAGCTGTTGAGAATTCTGTTGAAGAAGAAGCAGCAGATGTGATGGTTGAAGAAGTAGTAGCTTCTGTAGAAAATGTCGAACAAGAAAAGAATGCAGAGACTAACGCAGAAAAATGA
- a CDS encoding ABC transporter substrate-binding protein — protein sequence MKKFWKIGLSAFLAIGLVAGCNAKEETNEKSPSSEQQKQQETSKVDEAAFPMTITDATGKDITLEAPPEKIVSLIPSNTEILFGLGLNDEIIGVTDNDDYPAEATEKEKVGGMEYNIEQIIALTPDIVFAHASSMTFSEGAIEQLEAAGVKVFVVANAKDFNDTYTSIEQLGRATGKLEEAQKIVANMKAKVEEVQTKLEGVKPKKVFVETSDEPEIYTAGKGTFMNEMLNMIHAENVAADADNWYKIDAEQIIAKNPDVIVVTYNYVPDILTKIPQRAGFETITAVKNKDIVQVDENTTSRQGPRLADGLEELAKAIYPEAFQ from the coding sequence ATGAAGAAATTTTGGAAAATAGGATTATCAGCATTTTTAGCTATTGGCTTGGTTGCTGGATGTAATGCAAAAGAGGAAACAAATGAAAAGTCACCATCTTCTGAACAGCAGAAGCAACAAGAGACATCAAAAGTTGACGAAGCAGCATTCCCGATGACGATAACGGATGCGACTGGCAAGGATATTACGCTAGAAGCACCACCTGAAAAAATTGTCTCGCTCATTCCAAGTAACACTGAGATTTTATTCGGCCTTGGCTTAAATGATGAAATAATTGGTGTAACAGATAATGATGATTACCCAGCGGAGGCTACTGAAAAAGAAAAGGTTGGGGGCATGGAGTATAATATTGAGCAAATTATTGCTTTAACGCCAGATATCGTTTTTGCGCATGCATCGAGTATGACTTTTTCAGAAGGAGCAATTGAACAGCTTGAGGCTGCAGGCGTGAAGGTATTTGTTGTTGCAAATGCTAAAGACTTTAATGACACATACACATCAATTGAACAGCTAGGTCGTGCAACAGGGAAGCTAGAAGAGGCTCAAAAAATTGTCGCAAATATGAAGGCGAAAGTTGAAGAAGTTCAAACAAAACTTGAGGGTGTTAAACCAAAGAAAGTCTTTGTAGAAACGTCTGATGAGCCAGAAATTTATACAGCTGGTAAAGGTACATTTATGAATGAAATGCTAAATATGATTCATGCCGAAAATGTAGCAGCAGATGCAGATAACTGGTATAAAATTGATGCTGAACAAATTATCGCGAAAAATCCAGATGTCATTGTAGTGACATATAATTATGTACCTGATATTTTAACGAAAATTCCACAACGTGCAGGCTTTGAGACAATTACTGCCGTGAAAAACAAGGACATTGTACAAGTAGATGAAAATACGACGAGTCGTCAAGGTCCGCGTTTAGCAGATGGTCTTGAAGAATTAGCGAAAGCTATCTACCCTGAGGCGTTTCAGTGA
- a CDS encoding acyl-CoA dehydrogenase produces the protein MNFQLTEEHEQLREMIRDFAINEVAPTAAERDENEEFDRAIFDKMAELGLTGIPWPEEYGGAGFDYLAYVIAVEELSRVCASTGVTLSAHTSLAGWPIFKFGNEEQKQKYLRPMAEGKHIGAYGLTEAGSGSDAGGMKTYAKRDGDDYILNGSKIFITNGGVADTYVVFAVTDPEAKHGTTAFIVEAGFEGFSVGKKEKKLGIRSSPTTEIIFENCRVPKENMLGAEGEGFKIAMTTLDGGRNGIAAQAVGIAQGALDAAVEYGKERVQFGKPITANQGVSFKLADMATQIEASRLLTYQAAWLESNSLSYGKASAMAKLMAGDTAMNVTTEAVQIFGGYGYTKDYPVERFMRDAKITQIYEGTQEIQRLVISRMLTK, from the coding sequence ATGAACTTTCAATTAACAGAAGAGCATGAGCAATTACGTGAAATGATTCGTGATTTTGCTATTAATGAAGTGGCACCAACAGCGGCGGAACGTGACGAGAATGAAGAGTTTGATCGTGCAATTTTCGATAAAATGGCGGAGCTAGGTTTAACAGGTATTCCATGGCCAGAAGAATACGGTGGTGCAGGCTTTGATTATCTTGCGTATGTCATTGCAGTGGAAGAATTATCACGTGTATGTGCGTCAACAGGGGTAACTTTATCAGCACATACTTCGCTTGCTGGTTGGCCGATCTTTAAATTCGGTAATGAAGAACAAAAACAAAAATATCTTCGTCCAATGGCAGAAGGTAAACATATCGGTGCATATGGCTTAACAGAGGCAGGCTCAGGTTCTGATGCTGGTGGTATGAAAACATATGCAAAACGTGATGGCGATGATTATATTTTAAACGGCTCGAAGATTTTCATTACGAATGGTGGAGTAGCAGATACATATGTTGTATTTGCAGTAACAGATCCAGAAGCTAAACATGGCACAACTGCTTTTATCGTTGAAGCTGGATTTGAAGGTTTCTCGGTAGGTAAGAAGGAGAAAAAATTAGGGATTCGTTCATCTCCTACAACTGAAATTATTTTTGAAAATTGTCGCGTTCCGAAAGAAAACATGCTTGGAGCTGAGGGAGAAGGCTTCAAAATTGCGATGACAACACTTGATGGAGGACGTAATGGTATTGCAGCTCAAGCTGTAGGGATTGCACAGGGAGCATTAGATGCAGCGGTTGAATATGGAAAAGAACGTGTGCAATTTGGTAAACCGATTACTGCCAACCAAGGTGTTTCCTTTAAATTAGCGGATATGGCAACTCAAATTGAAGCATCTCGACTGCTCACATATCAAGCAGCTTGGTTGGAATCAAATAGTCTATCTTATGGTAAGGCATCTGCAATGGCGAAATTAATGGCTGGCGATACTGCGATGAATGTAACGACTGAGGCGGTTCAAATCTTTGGTGGATATGGTTATACGAAAGATTATCCAGTTGAGCGCTTCATGCGTGATGCGAAAATTACACAAATTTACGAAGGTACACAAGAGATTCAACGTCTTGTTATCTCTCGTATGTTGACAAAATAA
- a CDS encoding acetyl-CoA C-acetyltransferase: MNRAVILAGTRTAFGKFGGSLSALNASDLGAIAIKGALEKANISPNEVDEVILGSVLQGGQGQLPSRQAAIKANLPVVVKTETINKVCASGMRAVTLANQLIRLGDEEVIIAGGMESMSNAPYYLQNGRTGLRMGDSTMVDGMLYDGLTCAFNKARPPMGSYGNATAKEYSLSREEQDAWSVRSQERALAAIEKGYFAEEIVPVEIPQRKGEPLQVDTDEAPRAGTSMEVLAKLKPAFDKDGTITAGNAPGVNDGACALVVMSEERAAREGREPLAVIIGHEELAIEPENFPQTPGLVINKLLKKTGKALADIDLIEINEAFAAVALVSKQLADLDAEKVNVNGGAVALGHPIGASGARIILTLAHELKRRGGGIGIAAICSGGGQGDAIMIEVPKTGGHE, translated from the coding sequence TTGAATAGAGCTGTAATTTTAGCAGGAACAAGAACTGCATTTGGTAAGTTTGGAGGTTCACTATCAGCATTAAACGCAAGTGATTTAGGGGCAATCGCCATAAAAGGGGCACTTGAGAAAGCGAATATTTCGCCTAATGAAGTGGATGAAGTAATTTTAGGCTCCGTTTTACAAGGGGGACAGGGCCAACTTCCTTCAAGGCAGGCTGCGATCAAAGCTAATTTACCAGTAGTAGTGAAAACAGAAACGATTAACAAAGTTTGTGCGTCAGGGATGCGTGCTGTAACACTAGCGAATCAGCTAATTCGATTAGGGGACGAAGAAGTAATTATCGCTGGTGGTATGGAGTCCATGTCCAATGCACCGTATTATCTTCAAAATGGTCGAACAGGCTTACGCATGGGCGATTCAACAATGGTGGATGGCATGCTATATGATGGCTTAACATGTGCCTTTAATAAGGCAAGGCCGCCTATGGGAAGCTACGGTAATGCAACAGCGAAAGAATATTCGTTAAGCCGTGAGGAGCAGGATGCTTGGTCTGTTCGCAGTCAAGAACGTGCACTTGCAGCAATTGAGAAAGGTTACTTTGCTGAAGAGATCGTGCCTGTGGAAATTCCGCAACGTAAGGGAGAACCGCTTCAAGTCGATACAGATGAGGCACCTAGAGCTGGTACGTCAATGGAGGTACTTGCAAAACTCAAGCCAGCCTTTGACAAGGACGGAACGATTACAGCAGGTAACGCACCTGGCGTTAATGATGGTGCATGTGCCTTAGTAGTTATGAGTGAGGAACGTGCAGCACGTGAAGGTAGAGAGCCACTTGCAGTTATTATTGGCCATGAAGAGCTTGCTATTGAACCGGAGAACTTCCCACAAACACCAGGGCTTGTTATTAACAAATTACTGAAAAAGACAGGGAAAGCATTAGCTGACATTGATTTGATCGAAATCAATGAAGCCTTTGCAGCAGTAGCTCTTGTCAGCAAGCAGCTAGCAGATTTAGACGCTGAAAAGGTCAATGTTAACGGTGGTGCAGTTGCACTAGGTCATCCAATTGGAGCGTCTGGAGCACGCATTATTTTAACACTTGCACATGAATTAAAACGTCGTGGCGGTGGTATCGGAATTGCTGCAATCTGCTCAGGTGGAGGGCAAGGCGATGCGATTATGATTGAAGTACCGAAAACAGGGGGACACGAATGA
- a CDS encoding cob(I)yrinic acid a,c-diamide adenosyltransferase, with amino-acid sequence MKLYTKTGDTGKTSLIGGRVDKDSLRVETYGAIDELNSFIGKAVSELDRELFKDILIDLETIQHELFDAGGDLANVMKERHYKLTEQPIEVLESRIDALSDEAPPLQRFILPGGAPAAATLHIARTVARRAERQMVTLMKEMDDVPTIVQKYLNRLSDYLFAVARVVNFRLNVADVEYIRSGNVFKK; translated from the coding sequence ATGAAGCTTTACACGAAAACAGGCGATACAGGGAAAACAAGTCTTATCGGAGGTCGCGTTGACAAAGATAGCTTACGCGTAGAGACTTATGGGGCAATCGATGAATTAAATTCTTTTATTGGCAAGGCCGTAAGTGAATTAGATCGTGAGCTATTCAAGGATATTCTAATTGATTTAGAAACGATTCAGCACGAGCTTTTCGATGCAGGTGGCGACCTTGCTAACGTTATGAAGGAGCGTCATTATAAGCTTACAGAGCAGCCAATTGAAGTGTTGGAATCTCGTATTGATGCATTGTCAGATGAAGCACCACCATTACAGCGCTTTATTTTACCAGGTGGTGCACCAGCAGCCGCAACCTTACACATTGCTCGTACAGTAGCGCGTCGAGCAGAACGTCAAATGGTAACGCTTATGAAGGAAATGGATGATGTACCGACGATTGTGCAAAAGTATTTAAATCGTCTATCTGATTATTTATTTGCAGTTGCACGTGTTGTTAATTTCCGTCTGAATGTCGCGGATGTTGAATATATTCGAAGTGGCAATGTTTTTAAAAAATAA
- a CDS encoding adenosylcobinamide amidohydrolase codes for MIVVKHLSGGYEDVPIVHDISFSVEKGKVLGILGPNGSGKSTLLKVMSGILPATAGTILVDGKNINSYNARALAKKMAVLPQLHANAFSNSVREAVSLGRYPHQTGFFSSWTERDEQAVQHAMMQTGVKRYEQTSMEFLSGGEQQRVFVAQALAQTAEILLLDEPTNHLDIAHQRQILDMVRKEAIECGLTVIMVLHDMNLAALYCDELLLMEGGRMRAFGAPHEVLIASQIEDVYHARVATYAHPEIPKPQITMMPASVEHQQRAVIQKVNFTVTDHYIQLKSEFPLKTVSSAVHNPGIGWYDCLLNRSVPIDYVISDVKGEVAEFLQKELFSSTSTVVMLTAVPTELVAINEFKASFGSVLVAVTAGIGNAVDVSRTHERQDEPYIGTINTWVIVNGCLSEEAFFQAMMTANEAKTKALQSEDIRDELSGTIATGTATDSLLIAATQKGEEMLYGGPITDVGKIIGKGVFETTVQAIKNYKNNFRR; via the coding sequence ATGATTGTTGTTAAACATCTTTCTGGCGGCTATGAAGATGTGCCGATCGTCCATGATATTAGTTTTTCCGTTGAAAAAGGGAAAGTACTTGGGATTTTAGGGCCGAATGGTAGCGGAAAATCGACGCTGTTAAAAGTAATGAGTGGCATATTACCAGCAACTGCAGGCACTATATTAGTAGATGGTAAAAATATCAACTCTTACAATGCCCGTGCATTGGCCAAAAAAATGGCGGTACTACCACAATTACATGCCAATGCCTTTTCCAACAGTGTACGTGAGGCAGTATCACTTGGACGTTATCCACATCAAACTGGCTTCTTTTCAAGCTGGACTGAACGCGATGAACAAGCAGTCCAACATGCAATGATGCAAACCGGTGTGAAACGCTATGAACAGACATCGATGGAATTTTTGTCGGGCGGTGAACAGCAAAGAGTTTTTGTAGCCCAAGCTCTTGCACAAACAGCGGAAATATTACTGTTAGATGAACCAACGAACCATCTAGATATTGCCCATCAACGTCAAATTTTAGATATGGTGCGAAAGGAAGCAATAGAATGTGGTTTAACCGTTATTATGGTGCTACATGATATGAATTTAGCTGCCCTCTATTGTGATGAATTATTACTAATGGAAGGGGGGCGGATGCGAGCATTTGGGGCACCACATGAAGTATTAATTGCCTCGCAAATCGAAGACGTCTATCATGCGCGCGTAGCGACATATGCACATCCTGAAATTCCAAAACCTCAAATTACAATGATGCCAGCTTCAGTTGAACATCAGCAACGTGCTGTCATTCAAAAAGTAAATTTCACTGTTACGGATCATTACATTCAGCTTAAGTCAGAGTTTCCTTTAAAAACGGTTTCCTCAGCTGTCCATAATCCGGGTATCGGTTGGTATGATTGCCTGTTAAATCGCTCTGTACCAATAGATTATGTGATTAGTGATGTAAAGGGAGAGGTCGCTGAATTTTTACAAAAGGAGCTTTTCTCATCTACAAGCACAGTCGTCATGTTAACGGCTGTCCCGACAGAACTTGTAGCTATTAATGAATTTAAAGCTTCCTTTGGTAGCGTCCTTGTTGCTGTAACTGCTGGTATTGGCAATGCTGTTGATGTGTCACGCACACATGAAAGACAGGATGAACCATATATTGGTACTATAAATACGTGGGTCATTGTTAATGGTTGTTTATCAGAAGAAGCGTTTTTCCAAGCGATGATGACAGCTAATGAGGCAAAGACAAAGGCATTGCAATCAGAAGATATTCGTGATGAGCTTAGTGGTACGATTGCAACAGGCACTGCTACAGATAGTTTATTGATTGCGGCGACACAAAAAGGGGAAGAAATGCTGTATGGGGGCCCAATTACTGATGTAGGTAAGATAATCGGTAAAGGTGTTTTTGAAACAACTGTACAGGCAATAAAAAATTATAAAAACAATTTTAGGAGATGA
- a CDS encoding acyl-CoA dehydrogenase, which translates to MHLQFTDEQIMMRDMVRNFAQDKIEPWVERMEAGEFPRELLAQMGELGLMGITTPEELGGSAMDFTSYIIAINELSKVSAVMGVILSVHTSVGTNPIIYFGNDEQKKRYVPKLAAGEYLGAFCLTEPSAGSDAGSLQSKAVRDGDEYVINGSKVFITNGGEADVYIVFASTNPAAKTRGISAFIVEKGTPGLIIGKDEHKMGLHGSRTVQLTFDNCRIPATNLLGEEGEGFKIAMANLDVGRIGIAAQALGIAEAALEAATAYAKERVQFGKPIAAQQGVGFKLADMATAVEAAKLLVYRAADLRSKGLPCGAEASMAKLFASRTAVQTAIDAVQIFGGYGYTTDYPVERYFRDAKVTEIYEGTSEIQKLVISKHLLK; encoded by the coding sequence ATGCATTTACAATTTACAGATGAACAAATAATGATGCGTGATATGGTTCGGAATTTTGCTCAGGATAAAATTGAACCGTGGGTAGAACGTATGGAGGCAGGAGAGTTTCCACGCGAACTCCTTGCACAAATGGGAGAATTAGGTTTAATGGGGATCACGACGCCTGAGGAATTAGGCGGCTCAGCGATGGATTTTACATCGTACATAATTGCTATCAATGAACTATCGAAGGTTAGTGCAGTAATGGGTGTTATTTTATCTGTGCATACATCGGTTGGAACAAATCCCATTATTTATTTCGGTAACGATGAACAGAAGAAACGTTATGTTCCGAAGCTTGCTGCTGGAGAATATTTAGGGGCATTTTGTTTAACAGAGCCTAGCGCTGGTTCTGATGCTGGCTCTCTACAATCAAAAGCAGTACGAGATGGAGATGAATATGTCATCAACGGCTCCAAGGTGTTTATTACAAACGGTGGAGAAGCAGATGTTTATATTGTCTTTGCATCAACGAATCCTGCGGCAAAAACACGTGGTATTTCAGCATTTATTGTTGAAAAAGGAACACCAGGCTTAATCATAGGGAAAGATGAACATAAAATGGGCTTACACGGTTCACGTACAGTTCAACTAACATTCGACAACTGCCGTATTCCAGCTACAAACCTTCTTGGGGAAGAGGGAGAAGGCTTTAAAATTGCAATGGCCAACTTAGATGTTGGACGTATTGGTATTGCTGCACAAGCTTTAGGCATTGCGGAAGCGGCGTTAGAAGCAGCTACTGCTTATGCCAAAGAGCGTGTTCAATTCGGAAAACCTATTGCAGCACAACAAGGGGTTGGCTTCAAGCTTGCTGATATGGCGACTGCTGTAGAAGCAGCAAAATTATTAGTCTATCGCGCAGCAGATTTACGCTCAAAAGGTTTGCCATGTGGAGCTGAGGCCTCGATGGCGAAACTCTTTGCCTCTCGTACAGCGGTGCAAACAGCGATCGATGCTGTACAAATTTTTGGTGGCTACGGCTATACAACAGACTATCCCGTAGAGCGTTATTTCCGTGATGCAAAGGTAACAGAAATATACGAGGGTACAAGTGAAATTCAAAAACTAGTCATTAGTAAACATTTACTTAAATAA